The sequence GCTCCATATGGAATTTTTAATGAGCCAAAATCGGCGAATGCCAGTGATTCAAGATCAAGATCTAATTGAGGACAATAAGTTTCAAGGCTGCTGCTTACTTCTCTAATTGAAGATGGGCCAAAACGAGCACCTGGTCGGAATGATGTAGTGCCATCATATGGAACCCCAAAGATGCCAACTTTGCATCCTTTGGATATGCGATTGGCACCCATAAAAATGGCTCCTTCAGTGTTGAAGGATGCGTTGCAGTGCACTTCTTGATAAGTCATTTGTGTAATTCTCTCTCAATAAAGGCAGGTATCGCTTCAAAGGCTCCTTGTTGCCACCGTGGGCTCCAAATTTCACATTGATTGGATACTTGTTGGACTCTTTGTGAAAATGGACTTTTATAACGGGGACTATCTGTACTGGCAAAGGTCCAACTCCACCACCCGCTTGGATACATAGGAACTGATCCATAAAGGGGGTCAGCAAATTCAAAGATTCGACGAATTAATTGCACAGTTTCTATATGGATTTGACGAAATGCCTCTGGAGATTCGCTTTGAGTTGCAAAAACCCCACCAGGACGAAGTATTCGTTTGCAATTTTTGAAAAAGGCTTGATTAAACAAACCCTTCGCAGGTCCTGTTGGGTCTGATCCATCCACAATTACAACGTCATAGGAGGCATCTGCTGCGTTTGCAACCCAAGTAATGCCGTCGTTGATGTTGATTTGGAGACGTGGATCACTCCACGCATCACCACCAAGGCTTGGTAGATACTTTTGACTTAATTCCACTACACGCTTATCAATTTCTACCATTGCCAAGTGCTCTATTCCTTTATGGCGAAGACACTCTCTTGCCGTTCCCCCATCGCCTCCACCAATTATCAAAATATGATTGAGATGTTTCGCACTACATAGTGCTGGATGAACTAGGCATTCGTGATAATGCCTTTCTTGATGCTCTGCAGTCATCCAACGCCCATCTAGCAAGAGTCCTTTTCCATAACGCTTGCTTTCTATTAATGTGATCCTTTGATGTCGGCTGTTTTCATCAATTAAGACTTTTCCGTTAAGTCCATATCGAACTCCTTCGTGATATTCATCAATCCAGTCGTTAAAGGTTGTTGGTAGTGATGCCATGTAAAGGAGAATACTTATTTATCTATTTAGCTCAAATTTGTTTAAGTTGGAAAGTCGCTTGAGTGAATCGTCAAAGGATGATCAAAGTAGTGTGGCTTGAATAGCTATATCGAGATATTATGAGGATCTGTAGAAACTTGGCTTGGTAGGTTTTAAGTTTAAGTGACTCGATTAAATAAATAATTTGTTTGATACAAGCGTAAGCCTTTATTGTCTTTTATGATTGACTAATGCTTTCTTTTGAGATTTTCCAAATCTCTCTCAGCTCTTTTAATGAGTATTTTGAGATTTCCTTTGCCAGAGTTGATTCAATGAATGAAAATCGTTCTAAAAAACGTTTATTGCTTCTTGCAAGAGCCTCTTCTGGGTTGATTTTATTATGATTAGAGATGGTTATAAGTGTGAATAATAGATCGCCTAACTTTTCTTCTGCATGAGTAACTTTTTTTGTCTCCAGAGTTTCTTTTAGGTCTATTAACTGTTTATTAACTTTCTCCCAAATGCATTCGAAGTTGTTAGATTCGAACCCGAGCTTAGTTATTGTTTGAGAAATTTGCATCGACCCACTAATTGCTGATTGGGAACGAATTCTCTTTTTTAAATCATCACTTATGCTTTGTTTAGGTGTGTCTAATTTTTTTTCTTTTATTTTTATTGATTCCCAAATTTTTCTAACCTCTTCTATGTTATTTGCTTTTTGATTGCCAAAAACATGAGGATGACGACGGATTAATTTTTGGCTGATACTCTTTGCAATATCTTCTAAACAGAATCGTTGACCTTCTTCTGCAATTTGGGCATGTAAAACAACTTGCAATAGTAAATCTCCTAGCTCTTCCTTTA comes from Prochlorococcus sp. MIT 1307 and encodes:
- the speE gene encoding polyamine aminopropyltransferase; this encodes MASLPTTFNDWIDEYHEGVRYGLNGKVLIDENSRHQRITLIESKRYGKGLLLDGRWMTAEHQERHYHECLVHPALCSAKHLNHILIIGGGDGGTARECLRHKGIEHLAMVEIDKRVVELSQKYLPSLGGDAWSDPRLQININDGITWVANAADASYDVVIVDGSDPTGPAKGLFNQAFFKNCKRILRPGGVFATQSESPEAFRQIHIETVQLIRRIFEFADPLYGSVPMYPSGWWSWTFASTDSPRYKSPFSQRVQQVSNQCEIWSPRWQQGAFEAIPAFIERELHK
- the mazG gene encoding nucleoside triphosphate pyrophosphohydrolase, producing the protein MNFEKPIQSANAIIELKDIVAKLRSPKEGCPWDIEQTHLSLIPYLLEEAYEVADAIRHKNEENLKEELGDLLLQVVLHAQIAEEGQRFCLEDIAKSISQKLIRRHPHVFGNQKANNIEEVRKIWESIKIKEKKLDTPKQSISDDLKKRIRSQSAISGSMQISQTITKLGFESNNFECIWEKVNKQLIDLKETLETKKVTHAEEKLGDLLFTLITISNHNKINPEEALARSNKRFLERFSFIESTLAKEISKYSLKELREIWKISKESISQS